CCGCGCCGCCCAGTAGCGGCCAGACCACCGCCGGCGGCAGGGCATCGGTAGCCGCTACCGGCACGCTAAAGCCCCGCTCCAGGTGCATCAGGGCAAAGTTGGGCAGCGCTCCGACATACAGAAAAACCGTAGCTACCAGGGCGTAGGGCGACAGAAAGCCGCAGATAAGCAGCAGCGAGCTGCGGAAGGAATTGGCCGCGAAGATGAGCACGGCAAACAGCCCCAGCCCGACGAACAATGCCAGCGGCAGGTAGCAGAGCGCGGCCAGCCCTATTAAAAAACCCGCCCGGAACAGGCGCCGGTTGTCGTAGCCCTCGCGGGAGGTAGGCAGCAGGGCGCTGAGCGCAAAGATGAGAAAGGTATGCCCGATGAGCAGCGGCGTCAGCGTGTCGAGCTCACTACTCAGGCTGCCGACTACCAGATACGTGAGGGCCGCCAGAAAGCCCCGCTCGGGATGCACATCGGCCCGGTTGAGCACGGTATTGAAGCGCAGTGCCTGCAATAGCAGCAAGCCGAGCGCGGCGGCCCGGTATAGCATCATTGGCCGGCTCCAGGCCAGCTCCAGCACACCGGCGGCGGCGGCGGCCAGCGGGGCGGTGCCATCGTAGAGGTCGCGGTAGGGCCAGGCCCCGGCCGCCACGCCCTCGCCCAGCAGCAGCAGGCGCAGCTCGGCCGCCGTGGTGGGCAGGCCCAGCCACAGCAGCGGCAGCCGAATGGCCAGCACCAGCACCAGCAGCCCCAGCAGCTGCGCAGGAAGAGAGCTTTTAAAAAACCGAAGCACTAATTGAGTAGTGGTTTAGCGTGGGTGGCCAGGCAGTTTTAGACTAGCTGCAGGCAAAGGTCGGCGCTTAAACTGAAATCCGGGAAAACGAAAACCGGGAAACGACCAGCCAAAAACCAGCACTGGCAACCCACGAACCCGAAACCACCCTACCGGGCGGTGTACCTTTGTGGTTTAGCAACGAGTTATGGAAAGCAAACGACAGCAAAAGATGGCCAGCCTGCTGCAGCAGGAGCTGGCCCAGGTACTTCAGCGCGACTTGCCGCATTTGTTTGGCGGGGGGCTCGTGCCCAGCATCAGCACGGTGAAGGTGACGCCCGACCTGGCCGTGGCCCGCGTGTACCTGAGCCTGCTTATCGGCAACGATGCCCCCGAGCGGCTCGAAGCCATCAAGGAGCATACCAAGGAAATCCGGTTTGCGCTGGGCAAGCGCATTCGCAGCCAGGTGCGCGTAGTGCCCGAACTGACGTTTTTCCACGACGACAGCGCCGCCTACGCCGCTCACATGGACCAGGTACTCAGCCAGCTGGATATTCCGCCCGCCGACCCCGAACAAGGTGAGAGCGACGAGGATACTGCCAACGAACGGCCGCGGTTATTCCGGTAACTTTCTCACTCTACCCGTTTTTACCATTTCCTAACGGGCGCGTGCGACGCACCCCTTCTATGTATTACGACCCGATTAAACGCAGCCTGGGCAATGTATTTAACCGTTCGCCGTGGCTGCGGCGCTTGTTTTATACGTTGCTCGACCTGCTACTGCTGCGCACCTGGCACGTGCACCGCGAGCTGCGCCAGTGGGCCAGGGGCCGCACCCGCACGCCGCTCGACATACTGGATGCCGGCGCTGGCTACGGCCAGTACAGCTACTGGCTCAGCGGGCTCAGCAGCCTGTGGCGCATTCTGGCCGTAGATGTAAAGCAGGAGCAGGTAGCCGACTCCAATAATTTCTTTCGGGCCATCAACCGGCCGCAGGTGCAGTTTGCCGTGCAGGACCTGGTACTCTACCAGGAACACAACTCGTTTGACCTGGCGCTGGCCGTGGATGTGATGGAGCACATTCTGGAAGATGTGGAAGTGTTTCGCAACATTCACGCCTCGCTCAAGGATGGCGGCATGCTGCTCATCTCCACGCCCAGCGACCAGGGCGGCTCCGATGTGCACGCCGACTCCGAAACCAGCTTTATCGAGGAACACGTACGCGACGGCTACAACATTCACGAGATTCAGCAGAAGCTGCGTACGGCTGGCTTCGAGCGCATTGAGGCCCGCTACAGCTACGGCGAGCCCGGCCAGATTTCGTGGCGCTTAAGTATGAAATACCCTATATTGATGCTGGGTAAGTCGCGCTGGTTTTTTGTGCTGCTGCCCTTCTATTACGCGGTTGTTTTCCCGTTTTGCCTGCTGCTCAACTGGTTCGATGCCCGCACGCTGCACGACTCGGGCACCGGCCTCATCGTAAAAGCCTGGAAATAGACCACTGATTAGCTCGGATTGGAGCGGATTTCACGGATTTTGTGGGCGGCGCGGCCGGCGGCTTTGAGCGCCCGTTTCCCGTTGGGCTTAACTTTCACGGATTTTATGGACGCCGCGCCCTACCCGGCTCGCAGTATTTATGTATAAGGCTGAGAAAACGAAGCTGGCAGGCTGGCAAGCGCAAGCCTGCGCGTGGCGAGTGGCCGAGCAATCGTCCACAAAATCCGTGAAATCCGCTCCAATTCGTGCCAATCAGTGGTCCTGTGAACGTTCCCCTCCTCATTGCCCGTCGCTACTTCCTGTCCAAGAAAAAGCGCAACATTATTACCATTATCTCCAACATCTCGATGGTGGGGGTGGCCGTGGGCACGGCGGCGCTCATCATTGTGCTCTCGGTGTTTAACGGCCTCGAAGAGCTGGTACGCTCGCTCTACGGCAAATCAGACCCGAGTCTGGTCATTGCTGCCCGCCAGGGCAAGTCCTTTCCGGTTGATACCCTGCTACTTACCCGTATCCAAACTACGCCGGGCGTGGCGCTGCTTACCGAGGTAATCGAAGACAATGCCCTGCTGCAATACCACGACCGCCAGATGGTGGTGAAGATGCGCGGGCTGTCGGAGAATTACTTTGGCCAGATTCCTATTGATTCTAATCTGATTGCCGGCGACCACCGTTTGCGGCGCGGCGAGCGCGAGTATGCGCTCATCGGCGAAGGGGTGCAGCACGAGCTGGGCATTACGCTCGATAACCGCCTGGCGCCTTTGCGCCTGCTGTACCCACGCCAGGAGCCCGGCCGCAAAACGCTTAACATCAATCCTGAAAAAGCTTTTAATGAGGAGTCTATCCTGGCCGGGGGCATTTTTCAGATTGAGCAGCACCTTGACGACAGCTACCTGTTTGTGCCCCTGGGCTTTGCGCGGCGGCTGCTGGGTTACGGAGCCCGCCGCACCGCGCTCTACGTGCGCATAGGGGCCAGCTTTAAGGCCGATAAGGTGAAGCAGGAGCTACGCGAGCGCCTCGGCCAGGGTTTCACGGTGCTCGACTCCGACGAGCAGCATGTGAGCCTGCTCAAAGCCATCAAGATTGAGAAGCTGTTCGTGTTTATCACGTTTGCCTTTATCCTGCTGATTGCCTCGCTTAATATCTTCTTTTCGCTATCTATGCTGGTGATTGATAAGCGCAAGGATATTGCCGTGCTGCAAGCCATTGGGGCAACGCAGCAGCTCATTCGGCGCTCTTTTTTGCTGGTCGGCGCTATTGTGGCGCTGGTAGGCGCGGTGGCCGGGCTGGTGCTCGGCGTTACTATTTGCTGGGTGCAGGAAACCTTTCATGTGGTAAGCATGGGCATGGCGACGAGCGTGGTCGACTCGTACCCGGTAAAAATGCAGGCCGCCGACATTTTTTTTATTGCTCTGGCTATCATCTCGATAACCTTAGCAGTGTCTATTCGCCCCGCGCTGAATGCCGGACGCATGGAGATTCGCGAAAACCTGTAATGCCCCGTATTAGGCGGGTAGTTTTTCGCTTTTCGCTGCTGGCCAAGCCTCATTTAGCATTGCTCCGCAGCTGGAAATAGCCGACGAACCACGAAAAACGAGTAACTTGCACGCTCTCGTGCTCGGCTATGAATGTTTCTACTGCGCAACCTTTTCAACTTGTTTACTCGCTGTTCGCGCACGAGTATCTGGGCCATTTATTTACGGCGCACGTGGTGCAGCTGGGCCCCCGCGGCCAGCTGACGCTGCAGCACCAAACGATTTCGGTTAAAAACGCGCCTGAGTTTGCGGATGGCCTGGAGCGCGACGACTACGAGCTGATTGCGCTCTGCGACCAGCTGCAGCAAGATGCGGTTATCAAGGAATTCTGGCCCCGTAAAATAACGCCGGCCGAGTTTTTCCTGAAAATCTACAATGCGGAGAAAGGCGACAAGCCCATGCAGGAAGCCATTGCGCGCTACGTGCAGTCGCGCCTGGGCCGGCTGCTGGCGGGGTTGCAGGGCAAGCAGGTTTTCATTATGGGACGCGATGGCGAGCCCACCTGGCGCGAGCTGAAGCTGGCGCCTACACCAGCCTCGGTGCTGTTTCACTTTCGGCGCAATGAGGAAAGCACGCACTACTTTCCTACTATTCAATACCAGAATCAAAAGCTGGACTTTCAGTTTAAGAACGCCGTGCTGGTGTGCCAGCAGCCGGCCTGGCTACTCGTCGATGACGTGCTCTACTGCTTCCGGCACGATGTAGATGGGCGCAAGCTGCAACCCTTTCTGAATAAGAAGTTTATCATGGTGCCCCGCGCCGTGGAGAAGAGCTATTTCCAGAAATTCGTGGCCCCGCTCATGGAGTCGTTTGACGTGCACGCGCGCGGCTTCGACATTCGCACTGAGCGCTACCTGGCCCGGCCGCAGCTTACGTTTTCTGATGTGCCGGCGGGGCCGCCAGCCGGTGCCCCGGTAGTGCCCGTGCGCCCGCCTGGCCCGCCCCGGCGCGGGCGGGTGCCGCTGCCCAAGCCCGTAGTAGTGCCCGGCCTGGGCACCGACGAAGCCCCGCTCTTTTTCACGCTCACGTTTCGCTACGGCGCTTATGACTTACCGCTGACGCCGCCGCGCCCCATGAGCGTGCAGCTGGAAGAGGATGCGGATTCCTATATATTCCGCCGCCTACTCCGCTCGGCGAAGGAAGAAAACGAGCGGGCCGATGTGCTGCGCCAGCGCGGCCTGCCGCTCGATGCCGATGGCCACGCGGCCTTACCCAAAGCCGAAGCTTTCCGCTGGCTGCACGACAACGCGCCCGCGCTGTCGGAGCTGGGCTACCAGGTGCAGGGCGCGGCCTCGGCCAGCCAGGATTATTTCATTGGCCCGGTACGGGTTGATGTGGGTATTGAGGAGCGCGGCGATTGGTTTGATGTGCGCGGCACGGTGTGGTTTGGCGAGTTTGCGGTACCGTTTATTCGCCTGCGGCCCTATATTTTGCAGCGCCGCCGCGAGTACCGCCTTCCCAATGGCCAGGTGGCCTTCATTCCCGACGAGTGGTTTACCGACTACCTCGAGCTATTTGCTTTTGCCGAGGAAAGCGAGGGCCAGCCGCTGGCTCTGCGCCGCCATCACCTTTCGCTGATTACTGATTTAGAACAGGATAACCTGGCGACCGTGACGCTGACGCGCCGGCTCGAAAAGCTGCGCGACTTTGCTGCCGTGGAAGACCGGCCACTGCCGACAGGCTTTCGGGGCACTTTACGGCCTTATCAGCAGGCCGGCTACAACTGGCTGCGCTTTGTGCAAGACTACCACCTCGGCGGCTGCCTGGCCGACGATATGGGCCTGGGCAAGTCGGTGCAAGCCCTGGTGATGCTGATGGAGCGCAAGGAAAGCGGCGCGGCCAACGGCGCGGCTTCGCTACTGGTACTACCTACCTCATTGGTACACAACTGGATAAATGAAGCCCGCAAGTTTACGCCCAGCCTGCGGCTGCTGGCCTACACTGGTACGTATCGCACCAAAGACGTAGCTCAGTTTGCCGATTACGACGTGGTGCTGACCAGCTACGGCATTGTGCGCCTCGATACCGAGCTGCTAGCCTCGTACCAGTTCGACTACGTTATTCTGGACGAGTCGCAGGCCATTAAAAACCCCAGCTCGACCACGGCGCAGGCCGTGCGGCAGCTGCGGGCGCGGCATCGGCTTATTCTTACCGGCACGCCGGTTGAGAACAGCACCATGGACTTGTGGTCGCAGATGTCGTTTATCAACCCTGGCTTGCTGGGCACCCAGGCATTTTTCCGCAAGGAATTTGTGAAGCCCATTGAAAAGCATCAGGACGAGAGCCGCACCCGCAAGCTGCACGCGCTCATCAAGCCCTTCGTATTGCGCCGGCACAAAGCGCAGGTAGCCAGCGAGCTGCCTGCCAAAACCGAACACCTCAGCTATTGCCCGCTCACCGACGAGCAGCAGCAGTTTTACGAAGAAACCAAGAGCTTTTACCGCAATAAAATTCTGGAAACGCTCGATGGCCACGCCCCAACCCCGGTCGGCGGTACCCAGCTGATGCTTTTGCAGGGCCTCACGCGCCTGCGCCAGATTGCCAACCACCCGCGCCTGGCCGATGAGAAGTACACCGGCGAGTCGGGCAAGATGCGGGAGATTCTGCGCATGATTCGCAGCGTGGTAGCCGAAGGACACAAAGTATTAGTATTCAGCCAGTTTGTGCAACACCTGAGTTTGGTGCGCGCCGGCCTCGACGAGCGGCAGCTGGCCTACGCCTACCTCGACGGCCACACCCGCGACCGCCAGGGTGAAGTAGCGCGCTTTCAGGAAGACCCCGACCTGCAAATCTTCCTTATCAGCCTCAAAGCCGGTGGCGTGGGCCTCAACCTCACGGCGGCCGACTACGTCTTCATCCTCGACCCGTGGTGGAACCCAGCCGTAGAGGCCCAGGCCATCGACCGCGCCCACCGCATTGGCCAGCAACGGCCGGTATTCGTGTACAAATTCATCAGCCAGAACACGGTAGAGGAGAAAATATTGGCTCTACAGAAGCGCAAGCTCAAGCTGGTCAGCGACTTGATAACGACCGACGAAGCCGTGATAAAGTCGCTGACGCGGGAGGATATTGAGGAGCTGCTGGGGTAAGGCCGGTAAAACTGGCCTCTTTAGACCACAAGGGGCCAGGCAAGTATATCCTCATTCCGCTAAAAGCCGTTACTTGCGTCTGTAACGGCGACAGTAGTTGCCGGCCTTTCCTTCTGGCGTATGCGCAACCACCTTTCGGCGGCTTTTCTGACTTTTACTCTTGGTAGCGCCCTGCTTAGCAGCTGCGGGGAAGTCAAGGACGACTCTCCCCAATCTACTACCGCTCCAACAACGGCCACGGTAAAGCCCAGAGTGGCAGCTGATACCAAGGCATTGCCCTTGCAGGCCAACGTTTTTTTGGAGCTTTCGGGCGGTATGCGGGGCTTTATGCCAGCCAATAACGCAGCTACACCACCCACTGCTTTTCAGCAGCGCATCAGCTTACTGGCTTTGCGAACGAATAGTAGCCCGGCGATGGAGCATGCAAATTTCTGGCTTTCACTAAACAAGCAACCAGCGTCGCGCACTTATGAGCAGTTTCAGCAGGTAGTGCAGGGCGATACCCGGCAGGCAGCCCTTGGAACGGAACTGCCTACAATGCTCGAAGGTATCCTGGCGCTTCCCCATGCTACGGAGCATGTTAGCGTCGTCATTTCCGATTTTATATACGGTCCGCAAGACCCACGTGCTACGGCACTAATAGACGTAAAAATCGCTAGTGCCCTGACGTCGGTTACCAAAAAGCAATTGGCCGTAGCCGTACTCGGCGAAACCTCCCGGTTTTATGGCAACTTCTTCCCGGCCGTGAAGACGCCGCGCAAGCAAGTAGTGCTAAAGGGCGAGAGTATGCCATACTACATCTGGGTAATCGGGCCGCCTACTGCCGTGGCTCGCTACCTCAACGAGGTGTTGCCCGCGCCTTCGGCCGCTACCCAGCAGGCTTATTTTGGCCTAACCTTCCCTGCTGTGCCTTACGCGGCGGTGCTTACGCAGGTGCCGGCTACCAGCCCACTCGCGCCGGGCGGTGGCGGTTCCATTTCATACAGCGGGGCCGGGGTAAGTACGAATCTGGACGTTTCCTCCGTTAAGCAGGGCGTAGACTTTACCGTGGCC
The sequence above is drawn from the Hymenobacter baengnokdamensis genome and encodes:
- the rbfA gene encoding 30S ribosome-binding factor RbfA, which codes for MESKRQQKMASLLQQELAQVLQRDLPHLFGGGLVPSISTVKVTPDLAVARVYLSLLIGNDAPERLEAIKEHTKEIRFALGKRIRSQVRVVPELTFFHDDSAAYAAHMDQVLSQLDIPPADPEQGESDEDTANERPRLFR
- a CDS encoding class I SAM-dependent methyltransferase, producing MRRTPSMYYDPIKRSLGNVFNRSPWLRRLFYTLLDLLLLRTWHVHRELRQWARGRTRTPLDILDAGAGYGQYSYWLSGLSSLWRILAVDVKQEQVADSNNFFRAINRPQVQFAVQDLVLYQEHNSFDLALAVDVMEHILEDVEVFRNIHASLKDGGMLLISTPSDQGGSDVHADSETSFIEEHVRDGYNIHEIQQKLRTAGFERIEARYSYGEPGQISWRLSMKYPILMLGKSRWFFVLLPFYYAVVFPFCLLLNWFDARTLHDSGTGLIVKAWK
- a CDS encoding ABC transporter permease; its protein translation is MNVPLLIARRYFLSKKKRNIITIISNISMVGVAVGTAALIIVLSVFNGLEELVRSLYGKSDPSLVIAARQGKSFPVDTLLLTRIQTTPGVALLTEVIEDNALLQYHDRQMVVKMRGLSENYFGQIPIDSNLIAGDHRLRRGEREYALIGEGVQHELGITLDNRLAPLRLLYPRQEPGRKTLNINPEKAFNEESILAGGIFQIEQHLDDSYLFVPLGFARRLLGYGARRTALYVRIGASFKADKVKQELRERLGQGFTVLDSDEQHVSLLKAIKIEKLFVFITFAFILLIASLNIFFSLSMLVIDKRKDIAVLQAIGATQQLIRRSFLLVGAIVALVGAVAGLVLGVTICWVQETFHVVSMGMATSVVDSYPVKMQAADIFFIALAIISITLAVSIRPALNAGRMEIRENL
- a CDS encoding DEAD/DEAH box helicase, with translation MNVSTAQPFQLVYSLFAHEYLGHLFTAHVVQLGPRGQLTLQHQTISVKNAPEFADGLERDDYELIALCDQLQQDAVIKEFWPRKITPAEFFLKIYNAEKGDKPMQEAIARYVQSRLGRLLAGLQGKQVFIMGRDGEPTWRELKLAPTPASVLFHFRRNEESTHYFPTIQYQNQKLDFQFKNAVLVCQQPAWLLVDDVLYCFRHDVDGRKLQPFLNKKFIMVPRAVEKSYFQKFVAPLMESFDVHARGFDIRTERYLARPQLTFSDVPAGPPAGAPVVPVRPPGPPRRGRVPLPKPVVVPGLGTDEAPLFFTLTFRYGAYDLPLTPPRPMSVQLEEDADSYIFRRLLRSAKEENERADVLRQRGLPLDADGHAALPKAEAFRWLHDNAPALSELGYQVQGAASASQDYFIGPVRVDVGIEERGDWFDVRGTVWFGEFAVPFIRLRPYILQRRREYRLPNGQVAFIPDEWFTDYLELFAFAEESEGQPLALRRHHLSLITDLEQDNLATVTLTRRLEKLRDFAAVEDRPLPTGFRGTLRPYQQAGYNWLRFVQDYHLGGCLADDMGLGKSVQALVMLMERKESGAANGAASLLVLPTSLVHNWINEARKFTPSLRLLAYTGTYRTKDVAQFADYDVVLTSYGIVRLDTELLASYQFDYVILDESQAIKNPSSTTAQAVRQLRARHRLILTGTPVENSTMDLWSQMSFINPGLLGTQAFFRKEFVKPIEKHQDESRTRKLHALIKPFVLRRHKAQVASELPAKTEHLSYCPLTDEQQQFYEETKSFYRNKILETLDGHAPTPVGGTQLMLLQGLTRLRQIANHPRLADEKYTGESGKMREILRMIRSVVAEGHKVLVFSQFVQHLSLVRAGLDERQLAYAYLDGHTRDRQGEVARFQEDPDLQIFLISLKAGGVGLNLTAADYVFILDPWWNPAVEAQAIDRAHRIGQQRPVFVYKFISQNTVEEKILALQKRKLKLVSDLITTDEAVIKSLTREDIEELLG